gggaagtgaggggctgtgggtcgggattgaggggcccagcagagcaggggggatgtagggggctgtgggtcaggattgaggggcccgacagagcaggggggaagtagggggctgtgggtcgggattgaggggcccagcagagcaggggggggaagtgaggggctgtgggtcgggattgaggggcccagcagagcaggggggatgtggggggctgtgggtcaggattgaggggcccagcagagcaggggggaagtgggggctgtgggtcgggattgaggggcccagcagagcagggggggaagtgaggggctgtgggtcgggattgaggggcccagcagagcaggggggggaagtgggggctgtgggtcgggattgaggggcccagcagagcaggggggatgtggggggctgtgggtcaggattgaggggcccagcagagcaggggggaagtgggggctgtgggtcgggattgaggggcctGGCAGagcggggggaagtggggggctgtgggtcaggattgaggggcccagcagagcaggggggaagtgggggctgtgggtcgggattgaggggcctGGCAGAGCGGGGCaaagtggggggctgtgggtcaggattgaggggccaGGCAAAGCAGGGAGGATGTAGGGGGCTGtgagttgggattgaggggcccagcagagcaggggagaTGTAGGGGGTTGTGGGTCGGGATTATGgggcccagcagagcaggggggaagtgggggcctgtgggtcgggattgaggggcccgGCAGAGCGGGGCaaagtggggggctgtgggttgggattgaggggccaGGTAGAGCGGGGGaaagtgggggctgtgggtcgggattgaggggcctGGCAGAGCGGGGGGAactgaggggctgtgggtcgggattgaggggcccgGCAGagcggggggaagtggggggctgtgggtcaggattgaggggcccGGCAAAGCAGGGAGGATGTAGGGGGCTGTgagtcgggattgaggggcccagcagagcaggggggaTGTAGGGGGTTGTGGGTCGGGATTATGgggcccagcagagcaggggggaaGTGGAGgcctgtgggtcgggattgaggggcccgGCAGAGCGGGGCaaagtggggggctgtgggttgggattgaggggccaGGTAGAGCGGGGGaaagtgggggctgtgggtcgggattgaggggcctGGCAGAGCGGGGGGAAgtgaggggctgtgggtcgggattgaggggcctGGCAGAGCGGGGGGAAgtgaggggctgtgggtcgggattgaggggcccgGCAGagcggggggaagtggggggctgtgggtcagtaTTGAGGGGCCCGGCAGagcggggggaagtggggggctgtgggtcaggattgaggggcccGGCAAAGCAGGGAGTTTCCCCATTTTGTGTCCTGTCACCCCCCAATGCCCCAGACCACCCAGAAATgcgtccccccccaccccacgtaTGGGTCTGTCCCCCTATGAAGCCCACATGACCTGCCCCACCCGTGTGCCTGGGTCTGTGGGTGGAAATACCTTGGATCTGTCTGGCTCTGGTGTGTGGATCCTGGTGAGGTCGGGTCAGAACCTGTATCTGGGTCGGTGCTGGGAtcggttcggtgccgggatcagGTCGGTGCCGGTGGGATCGGGTTGGTGCTGGGATCGGGTCGGTGCTGGGATCAGGTTGGTGCCGGGATTGGGTCAGTGCCAGAATTGGGTTGGTATTGCTGGGATCGGGTCAGTGCCGGGATCGTGTCGGTGCCGGCGGGATCAGGTTGCTTACAGTACCGGGTCGGTGCCGGTACTGGGTCGCTGCCACTGGGATCAGGTCGGTGAGATGGAGATCAGGCTGGTGCCGGTGGGATCGGGTCGGTGCCACGGGGATCGGGCTGGTGCTGGGATCGGGTCGGTGCCGGTGGGATTGGGTCGGTGCCACAGGGATCAGGCTGGTGCCACAGGGATTGGGCTGATGCTGGGATTGGGTCGGTGCCGGTGGGATCGGGTCGGTGCCACAGGGATCAGGCTGGTGCCACGGGGATCGggccggtgccgggatcgggccAGTGCCGGTGGGATTGGGTCGGTGCCACAGGGATTGGGCTGGTGCCGGGATCGGGTCGGTGCTGGTGGGATCAGGTCGGTGCAACAGGGATCGGGCTGGTGCCGGGATCGGGTCGGTCTCGGTGGGATCGGGTCGGTGCCACAGGGATCGGGCTGCCGCCGGGATCGGGTTGGTGCCACAGGGATCGGGCCGGTGCTGGGATCGGGCCAGTGCCGGTGGGATCGGGTCGGTGCCACAGGGATCGGGCTGGTGCCACGGGGATCGGGCTGGTGCTGGGATCGGGTCGGTGCCACAGGGATCGGGCTGGTGCCACGGGGATCGGGCTGGTGCTGGGATCGGGCCAGTGCCGGTGGGATCGGGTCGGTGCCACAGGGATCGGGCTGGTGCCACGGGGATCGGGCTGGTGCTGGGATCGGGTCGGTGCCGGTGGGATCGGGCTGGTGCCGGGATCGGGTCGGTGCCGGTGGGATCGGGTCGGTGCCGGTGGGATCGGGTTCGTGCTGATACCGGGTCAGTCCAGGGGTACTAAAGCAGCGAGTGCCATCCACCCACCTGCAAAGTAAACATGGGAAGAAAattcagaggtggggggaggatggacacacacccccgccccctgccctgtcctGGGGCGCAGCTGCACAGACCCATCGTTATGGATGTAACGGTActaaggaggtgggggggaactgGGAAAGGTCCATGAGAGAGGGGCAGGGACCCCCAGAAAGGAATCCCTGGGGATTTTTGGGGATGCGGCACCAGGGACACCCCCCATTGTCCTGGCTCCGGGAGCCCCCCGATTCCTCTATCACCCCCTAGCCTCTCTGATACCCCCCTTCAATGCcacaaccccacccccctgctgcccccaaccTCAGCACCACGACACCgctaccctctgctgccccccaaCCTCGACCCCCATTCCACCGGCACCATGACCCCCTGCACGCCCCAATGTGCCTGTCCCAGGACCCCCAGGCATGCTCGCCCCCACAGACCTCACCTACGATCCTGGACAAAGTTGGGATCCCCTCATGAGCAGCGTCTAGCCCCCCATTGTACCAGCTCAGCACCCTGTCTCTGCCCCCCTGCGCACCCCCTATCTCTGAGTCCCCCGgctgccccccagggccctgcTACACACCCGTCTCTGCCCCCTGCACACCCCCTATTTCTGAGCCCACCGGCTGCCCCCCATGGCCCCGCTACGCACCCCTGTCTCTGCTCCCTGCACACCCCCTATGCCTGAGCCCCCCggctgccccccagggccccGCTATGCACCCCTGTCTCTGCCCCCTGCGCACCCCCTATCTCTGAGCCCCCCGGCTGCCCCGCAGGGCCCCGCTACACACCCCTGTCTCTGCCCCCTGCGCACCCCCTATCTCTGAGCCCCCCGGCTGCCTCCTAGGGCCCCGCTACGCACCCCTGTCTCTGCCCCCTGCATACCCCCTATCTCTGAGCCCCCCGGCTGCCCCGCAGGGCCCCCTACGCACCCCTGTCTCTGCCCAGCTCCGTGCCAGGTCTGCTGCCAAGCGGGCGTCGGAGAGAAATAAAGTTCCCAGGCGCTGTGGGGAgacaggggggcgggggggcgctgggggcgcgggggggggcaggccgCCGTGTGGTGACATTTATGCTAAGCCGCAGTGT
The window above is part of the Gopherus evgoodei ecotype Sinaloan lineage unplaced genomic scaffold, rGopEvg1_v1.p scaffold_142_arrow_ctg1, whole genome shotgun sequence genome. Proteins encoded here:
- the LOC115639875 gene encoding vegetative cell wall protein gp1-like, with the protein product MGGSRWVDGTRCFSTPGLTRYQHEPDPTGTDPIPPAPTRSRHQPDPTGTDPIPAPARSPWHQPDPCGTDPIPPALARSQHQPDPRGTSPIPVAPTRSQHQPDPRGTSPIPVAPTRSHRHWPDPSTGPIPVAPTRSRRQPDPCGTDPIPPRPTRSRHQPDPCCTDLIPPAPTRSRHQPNPCGTDPIPPALARSRHRPDPRGTSLIPVAPTRSHRHRPNPSISPIPVAPA